One Coregonus clupeaformis isolate EN_2021a chromosome 33, ASM2061545v1, whole genome shotgun sequence DNA window includes the following coding sequences:
- the znf512 gene encoding zinc finger protein 512 — MDDHHHHHLQLHHHTQGSMSPSYVPRKRKASQPKQKSGVPLPAIQRMPDMSVMSMIGAPPKNDDPHAQVTQKMKRTYGRKRYEDLQNVSLGSGVEDSTSETSCCSVVSSSLAVANGELPPPPPPSARLPHRLVAKDCWPNQAPDTGRAQGRGQEPPPPSDFAMKKMRRVEVDNGTPSVTNFPPEVRQTVPVGGGHVHSHVQSGHSVGGGHVHSYVQSGHSVGGGHVHSYVQSDHSVGGGHVQSGHSIGGGHVQCNHSIGCGHLQSSYPIGGGLVQSSYSVVGGHVHSSHSIGGVAIQSSHSHPAEPTEEEKSKVFTFTTKKEPPVYPPGSQEERWQLMILGKGRVTCPKCKSVSRKTVEGLKKHMENCRVNPFTCQQCGKQLKSSTGMKYHIMADHNNLPSPDDINGLDDQSMKEKLRKVLKRMGKLKCSKEGCTGSFTSIMGYLYHMKKCGKEESELEKLLLNCQHCGKVYKSKAGLEYHLKSEHAPVPQNAEEDEVKAQRDPNPERTPSGRVKRMSAQVAVFHLQEIANDELAKEWPKRKVIGDLVPDDKKLRYARPGLPAFSQEVLRKWKNEVKLQKKVQCPNLGCGSVYTSVSGLKAHLGLCGRGDFEAGKYKCLICKKEFNSESGVKYHINSVHSQDWFAVTSKSKNFDKVLKTKTKPKKNRTVDEPTDQHQTLHVFTPVLEPWQDMQMGPPPAVPEPALQANPEAAEGKRRGKGRGKEKDCYDFTGSDHSSSSSSGSSSSESETEELEGQRHDVDQWALQRPSIIETHPDVAKQARCNP, encoded by the exons ATGGatgatcatcatcaccatcatcttcAACTTCATCATCACACACAAGGAAGCATGTCACCATCATATGTGCCAAGGAAGAGGAAGGCTTCACAGCCAAAACAAAAAAGTGGTGTTCCATTACCAG CTATCCAGAGGATGCCAGATATGAGTGTGATGAGCATGATTGGTGCTCCACCTAAG AATGATGACCCCCATGCCCAGGTGACTCAAAAGATGAAAAGAACATATGGTAGAAAAAG GTATGAGGATCTGCAGAATGTCTCCCTGGGCTCTGGTGTGGAGGATTCAACCAGCGAGACGTCCTGTTGCTCCGTGGTTTCTTCCAGCCTGGCTGTAGCCAACGGGGAgctgcctccccctccccctccctctgccaGACTGCCTCACAGGCTGGTGGCTAAAGACTGTTGGCCCAACCAGGCCCCAGACACAGGCAGGGCCCAGGGCCGGGGTCAGGAACCACCTCCACCCTCCGATTTTGCCATGAAGAAAATGCGGAGAGTGGAGGTGGACAATGGCACACCTTCTGTTACAAATTTCCCTCCGGaagtgagacagacag TTCCTGTTGGAGGTGGACATGTCCATAGCCATGTCCAAAGTGGTCACTCAGTCGGAGGTGGACATGTCCATAGCTATGTCCAAAGTGGTCACTCGGTTGGAGGTGGACATGTCCATAGCTATGTCCAAAGCGATCACTCGGTTGGAGGTGGACATGTCCAAAGCGGTCACTCGATTGGAGGTGGACATGTCCAGTGCAATCACTCAATTGGATGTGGACATCTCCAGAGCAGTTACCCTATTGGAGGTGGACTTGTCCAGAGCAGCTACTCTGTTGTAGGTGGACATGTCCATAGCAGTCACTCTATTGGAGGTGTAGCTATCCAGAGCAGTCACAGTCACCCAGCAGAGCCAACCGAGGAAGAGAAATCTAAAGTCTTTACCTTCACAACCAAGAAAGAACCTCCTGTCTACCCCCCAG GAAGTCaagaggagaggtggcagctgaTGATCCTGGGGAAAGGGCGAGTCACGTGCCCCAAGTGTAAAAGTGTGAGCAGGAAGACTGTGGAGGGACTGAAGAAACACATGGAGAACTGCCGAGTG AATCCCTTCACATGTCAGCAATGCGGGAAACAACTGAAATCTTCCACGGGAATGAAGTACCACATCATGGCAGACCACAATAACCTG CCCTCGCCAGATGACATAAATGGCCTGGATGACCAGTCCATGAAGGAAAAACTGAGGAAGGTGCTGAAACGGATGGGGAAATTAAAATGCTCGAAAGAG GGCTGCACTGGTAGTTTCACCAGCATCATGGGTTACCTGTACCACATGAAGAAGTGTGGGAAGGAGGAGTCTGAGCTGGAGAAGCTGCTTCTCAACTGCCAACACTGTGGCAAGGTCTACAAGTCTAAGGCAGGCCTGGAGTACCACCTCAAGTCAGAGCACGCACCA GTGCCCCAGAATGCGGAGGAGGATGAGGTGAAGGCCCAGAGAGATCCCAACCCTGAGAGGACACCCAGCGGCCGGGTCAAACGCATGTCAGCCCAGGTGGCTGTTTTCCACCTACAAGAGATTGCTAATGACGAGCTGGCCAAGGAGTGGCCCAAGAGGAAGGTCATCGGGGACCTGGTCCCCGATGATAAGAAG CTGAGATATGCCCGCCCAGGGCTGCCTGCCTTCAGTCAGGAGGTCCTTCGGAAGTGGAAAAATGAAGTGAAGCTGCAAAAGAAAGTGCAGTGCCCAAACCTG GGCTGTGGCTCGGTCTACACCAGTGTGTCTGGACTGAAGGCTCACCTTGGGCTCTGCGGAAGG GGGGACTTTGAAGCAGGGAAATATAAATGCCTGATCTGTAAGAAAGAGTTCAACTCAGAGAGTGGGGTGAAGTACCACATCAACTCTGTCCACTCCCAG GACTGGTTTGCGGTGACCTCAAAATCCAAGAACTTTGATAAGGTTCTGAAGACCAAGACCAAGCCCAAGAAGAACCGCACCGTGGATGAACCCACTGACCAGCACCAGACTCTCCATGTCTTCACCCCTGTCCTGGAGCCCTGGCAGGACATGCAGATGGGACCCCCACCAGCGGTGCCCGAGCCAGCCCTGCAGGCCAACCCTGAGGCagcagaggggaagaggagggggaaggggagagggaaggagaaggacTGCTATGACTTCACTGGCAGTGACCActccagcagtagcagcagcggcAGCTCCAGCAGCGAATCAGAGACAGAGGAGCTTGAGGGCCAGAGACACGACGTCGACCAATGGGCACTGCAGAGACCCAGTATCATCGAGACCCACCCTGATGTCGCCAAGCAAGCCAGATGCAACCCCTAG